One Natrinema marinum genomic window carries:
- a CDS encoding aldehyde dehydrogenase family protein, producing MTTDGFTDTLQRNHERAIDEATADVQFDAWIDGASVPSDTGRRFETRTPAVDDPITTVPRCAAADVDAAVDAAEAASDGTWGSMTADERSDAILEWASVLRANSEELALLESLDAGKPIANATYEVGKALDYIEYYAHVVRGEQGHQIPVADDVHAFTKREPYGVAGLIVPWNYPLILTAWKLGPALAAGNTVVLKPAEQTPLSATRIAQLSEGVLPAGVLNVVHGFGDEVGAPLTRHEGVSKLSFTGEDATGETVMKAAAEGITPVTLELGGKSPFIVFPDADLEKAASIAAEGVFYNTGQSCEAFSRTLVHEDVHDEFMDLFEAEATARTVGDPLREETTTGPLASKQQFEKVNEYIELGRREGATVVRGGGTDTLDDELAGWYVEPTIFDDVTNDMRIAQEEIFGPVASVLTFSDYDEAIAIANDIDFGLAAGVATTNLSLAHAAADDIRAGTVWVNQYGRLVPGTPFGGYKRSGIGRECAKETLEEYQQTKTINIQIDDPEL from the coding sequence ATGACGACCGACGGCTTCACCGACACGCTCCAACGGAATCACGAACGAGCGATCGACGAGGCGACAGCGGACGTTCAGTTCGACGCCTGGATCGACGGCGCGTCGGTTCCGTCCGATACCGGCCGACGCTTCGAGACGCGTACGCCCGCAGTCGACGACCCGATCACGACCGTCCCGCGCTGTGCTGCGGCCGATGTCGACGCGGCCGTCGATGCGGCCGAGGCGGCATCCGACGGCACGTGGGGATCGATGACTGCCGACGAGCGATCGGACGCCATCCTCGAGTGGGCGTCGGTCCTCCGGGCGAACAGCGAAGAGTTGGCCCTGCTCGAGAGTCTCGACGCGGGCAAACCGATCGCGAACGCGACGTACGAAGTGGGTAAGGCACTCGATTACATCGAGTACTACGCGCACGTCGTCCGGGGCGAACAGGGCCACCAGATCCCGGTCGCCGACGACGTCCACGCGTTCACGAAACGCGAGCCCTACGGCGTCGCCGGACTCATCGTTCCCTGGAACTATCCCCTCATACTCACGGCGTGGAAGCTCGGCCCGGCGCTCGCGGCGGGGAACACCGTCGTGTTGAAACCCGCAGAGCAGACGCCGCTTTCGGCGACGCGGATCGCCCAGCTCTCCGAGGGTGTCCTCCCGGCCGGCGTACTCAACGTCGTCCACGGCTTCGGCGACGAGGTCGGCGCTCCGCTGACGCGTCACGAGGGCGTTTCCAAGCTCTCGTTTACCGGCGAGGATGCGACCGGTGAAACGGTGATGAAAGCCGCCGCCGAGGGAATCACCCCCGTGACGCTCGAGCTCGGAGGGAAATCGCCGTTCATCGTCTTCCCGGACGCGGACCTGGAAAAGGCGGCTTCGATCGCCGCCGAGGGCGTTTTCTACAACACGGGTCAGTCGTGTGAGGCTTTCTCCCGAACACTGGTCCACGAAGACGTCCACGACGAGTTTATGGACCTATTCGAGGCCGAGGCAACCGCACGGACCGTCGGCGATCCGCTTCGAGAGGAGACCACGACCGGGCCACTCGCGTCGAAACAACAGTTCGAGAAGGTCAACGAGTACATCGAACTCGGCCGGCGCGAAGGTGCGACGGTGGTCCGTGGCGGCGGAACAGATACGCTCGATGACGAACTCGCCGGCTGGTATGTGGAACCGACCATCTTCGACGACGTCACGAACGACATGCGGATCGCACAGGAGGAAATCTTCGGCCCGGTGGCATCCGTGCTCACGTTTTCCGACTACGACGAAGCGATTGCCATCGCGAACGACATCGACTTCGGCCTGGCCGCGGGGGTGGCGACGACGAACCTCTCGCTCGCCCACGCCGCTGCGGACGATATCCGAGCCGGCACGGTCTGGGTAAACCAGTACGGCCGTCTGGTTCCGGGGACGCCGTTCGGCGGATACAAACGGTCCGGAATCGGTCGGGAGTGTGCGAAAGAGACGCTCGAGGAGTATCAGCAGACGAAGACGATCAACATCCAGATCGACGATCCCGAACTCTAA
- a CDS encoding Lrp/AsnC family transcriptional regulator, producing the protein MDRKDIRILNAIAKIETGSAEKISEETDIPKSTVHYRLDNLQEKNVIRNDLFDLNMEKVGLNITVITEVWADYDKGYHNEVGERLSEVDGVNQVYFTMGDTDFVVISRLANRNMVEHIVEQFEAIDEINRTSSKFAIKTIKDENRPLNDFDLELLFDNLEPLQD; encoded by the coding sequence ATGGACAGAAAAGATATCCGGATTCTTAACGCTATTGCGAAGATCGAAACGGGAAGTGCCGAAAAAATCTCCGAGGAAACCGATATTCCGAAATCGACCGTCCACTATCGGCTGGATAACCTGCAGGAGAAGAACGTGATCAGAAACGATCTGTTCGACCTGAATATGGAGAAGGTCGGACTGAATATCACGGTCATTACCGAGGTCTGGGCGGACTACGATAAAGGGTATCACAACGAAGTCGGAGAGCGACTGAGCGAGGTCGACGGCGTCAATCAGGTCTACTTCACGATGGGCGACACGGACTTCGTCGTCATCTCCCGACTGGCGAACCGAAATATGGTCGAACATATCGTCGAACAGTTCGAAGCGATCGACGAGATTAATCGGACGAGTTCCAAGTTCGCGATCAAGACGATCAAAGACGAGAACCGTCCACTCAACGACTTCGATCTCGAGTTACTGTTCGATAACCTGGAACCGCTTCAGGACTGA
- a CDS encoding ornithine cyclodeaminase family protein, protein MSVRLLSSEDVSENAQMSDVVPAVREAFAAYERGTAQMPPKSYVDLERYNGDFRAMPAYLDAGEWDAAGIKWVNVHPDNGEKHDLPTVMGTMIYSDPETALPLAIMDGTELTMKRTGAAAAVATDELAVEDATSLGIVGAGIQSYTQVEAIAEVRPIREIVVSDLDESRVRAFADHFDDRFAVREGDVGDAASCDVLSTVTPVRDPIVELDDIGDHTHVNAMGADAAGKQELADDVLLEATLVIDDHAQTTHSGEINVPYSTGVLTDEDIHAALGEIVVGTKAGRAGDDGITVFDSTGLAIQDVATARIAYQSATENGSGTTFDLLGVADSHAER, encoded by the coding sequence ATGTCTGTTCGTCTGCTTTCCAGCGAGGACGTCAGCGAGAACGCGCAAATGTCGGACGTGGTACCGGCCGTTCGAGAGGCCTTCGCCGCGTACGAACGCGGAACGGCCCAGATGCCGCCGAAATCGTACGTGGACCTCGAGCGGTACAACGGCGACTTCCGTGCCATGCCCGCTTACCTGGACGCCGGCGAGTGGGACGCCGCCGGCATCAAGTGGGTCAACGTTCACCCCGATAACGGCGAGAAGCACGACCTGCCGACGGTGATGGGAACGATGATCTACTCCGACCCCGAGACCGCCCTCCCGCTCGCCATCATGGACGGGACCGAACTGACGATGAAACGGACCGGCGCCGCGGCGGCAGTCGCGACCGACGAGCTCGCCGTCGAAGACGCGACGAGCCTCGGTATCGTCGGTGCCGGGATCCAGTCGTACACGCAGGTCGAAGCGATCGCCGAGGTGCGGCCGATCCGGGAGATCGTCGTCAGCGATCTCGACGAGAGTCGGGTTCGAGCGTTCGCCGACCACTTCGACGACCGGTTCGCCGTCCGCGAGGGCGACGTCGGCGATGCCGCGTCCTGCGACGTCCTGTCGACGGTGACGCCCGTGAGAGACCCGATCGTCGAGTTAGACGATATCGGCGACCACACGCACGTCAACGCGATGGGTGCTGACGCTGCGGGAAAACAGGAGCTCGCCGACGACGTGCTCCTCGAGGCCACGCTGGTCATCGACGATCACGCCCAGACGACTCACTCCGGCGAGATAAACGTCCCCTACTCGACGGGCGTGCTCACTGACGAAGACATTCACGCCGCTCTCGGCGAGATCGTCGTCGGAACGAAAGCGGGCCGAGCGGGCGACGATGGTATCACCGTCTTCGACAGTACCGGCCTCGCGATCCAGGACGTCGCGACCGCACGCATCGCGTATCAGTCCGCGACCGAAAACGGGAGCGGAACGACGTTTGACCTCCTCGGCGTCGCAGACTCCCACGCCGAACGGTAG